The following is a genomic window from candidate division WOR-3 bacterium.
TTTATCAAGAATTGGCTATGCCTTAGCAAAATTCTGGCCTATACTTATTCCTTTAAAAATCCTTGACCGAGCAGGGAAAATCCGTCAGGCGCCAAGAGACGCAATAATTGCCGATATCTCTACCGACAGCGACCGGGGAAGAAACTTTGGCTTTTTAAGAGCAATGGATAATTTCGGAGCGGTATGCGGAATTATCATCGCTATCCTCTTTTTTAAACTCCTTGGCTTTAGGAAACTATTTTTCCTTGCTGCCTTGCCTTCCTTAATCGGTGCCTTTTTAATAATCCTTTTTATCAAAGAGAGAAAAATAGAAAGAAAAAAAGAAGGCAAAATTTTAGATTTCTCTTTCAAATTTTTTGATAGAAACTATTATCTCTATCTTTTTTCTTCTTCCCTATTTTCTCTATCTTATTTCTCTTATTCCTTTCTTTTGATATATGCTAATAATTTTGGTTTTAGAGAAACTTCTATCCCCTTATTTTATCTTATTTTTACTTTAACTGCTTCTTTATTTTCTCTTCCTTTTGGCAAACTTGCTGATAAAACTTCAAGAAAATTTACTCTATTTTTGGGTTATCTTTTTTGGCTTATTACAATTTTCGGATTTATCTATCTAAAATCAAAATCTTTATTATTTTTCATTTTCTTATTTTATGGATTAAATAAGGCAGCATTAGAACCAAGTCAAAAGGCTTTGGTTTCTGAATTATCACCAATAGATTTTCGCGCAACCGGTATTGGATTTTTTCAAATGATAAATGGAATAATTGCCCTCCTCTCTTCTTTTATTGCTGGTATTTTATGGGAAATATTTAATATGAAAGCTCCTTTTTATTTTTCTTTTCTTTTAACGATTTTGGCAACAATTATTTTATTGTTTGTAAAAGAAAAGCGTCACTTAATATAAATAATCTTCTTTTTTATCTTTTCATTCTCTTGCGTAATGATAATATAGTAAATTCCGTTAGGTAATTTCCTCTGCCAGTTTTTCTCAATCTTGCCTTCAAAAATCTTCTTACCAGTAATTTCATAAATAGTTAATTTCAAATTATCTTTTGGATTTAAAAGAAACTTCCCTTTTTGAATTGTTGGAATAGTTTTTGGATTTATCTTTTTAACAAGAGAAATATATTCTTTTACTCCAATATAACCGATAGTATCGGTAGTAAATTTAACTGCCCGACCAGCAACAATCGGAGCACAAGCACGATGATAAGTATT
Proteins encoded in this region:
- a CDS encoding MFS transporter → MEKEKKKVVKIFAFASFLNDLGSDIIYPLWPLFIKSLKANMVALGLVDGIGDAVVSLSSFFSGYLADRIKKRKIFVWLGYLFGSLSRIGYALAKFWPILIPLKILDRAGKIRQAPRDAIIADISTDSDRGRNFGFLRAMDNFGAVCGIIIAILFFKLLGFRKLFFLAALPSLIGAFLIILFIKERKIERKKEGKILDFSFKFFDRNYYLYLFSSSLFSLSYFSYSFLLIYANNFGFRETSIPLFYLIFTLTASLFSLPFGKLADKTSRKFTLFLGYLFWLITIFGFIYLKSKSLLFFIFLFYGLNKAALEPSQKALVSELSPIDFRATGIGFFQMINGIIALLSSFIAGILWEIFNMKAPFYFSFLLTILATIILLFVKEKRHLI